CTGGTCGGGATCCTGTTCCTGTTCACCCTCGCGGAACTGTTCCTGTCCCCCATCGGCCTGTCCGTGACCACCAAGCTGGCTCCGGAGGCCTTCCGCACCCAGATGGTGGCGCTGTTCTTCCTGTCCGTCTCGCTGGGCACCACTCTGGCCGGCATCCTGTCCGGCCTGTACAACCCGGAGGACGAGCTGCCGTACTTCATCGGCATCGGCGGCACCGCGATGCTCCTGGCCGTTGGCCTGGCCGCGGCCTCCCCGGCGATCAAGAAGCTCATGGGCGGCGTACGCTGACCCGATGAGCTCCAGGCACCGCGCGCCGCTTGAGTCCCGCGTCTACGTCCCCGCCGCCGGCGAGGCGTCCGACGTCGGACTCATGCCGGCGGGCGATGTCACCGACGGTGTGGTGCGGGTCGGCGGGACCATCCGCCGCCCGCACCAGCCGCAGTCACTGGCCGTCGCCGCGTATCTCGACTGGCTGGAAGACGCCGGTTTCGACGGATCCCCTCTGTTCCTGGGCCGGGACGCTGAAGGCCGGGACGTGCTCACTTTCCTGCCCGGGCAGTGCGCCGGTCCGGTCCCGGAGGCGTGGGTCGAGTCCGAGGAGCTCCTGGCCTCCGTGGCGCAGCTGCTGCGCCGGCTGCACGGGGCCTCAGCCGGGTTCGTGCCGGACGGGCACCCCTTCCCGCCGCGCCCGGTCCGCCAGGATCCGGCGGAGCTCGTCTGCCACCTGGACGTCACCCCGCAGAACGTCGTGGTCCGGGACGGCCTCGCCGCCGGTCTGGTGGACTTCGACCTCGCCGGCCCGACGACGGCCTTCAAGGATTCCTTCAACACCGCCATGCACTGGGTTCCGCTCCGGGACCCGGCCGATGGGTGGCCGGGATGGGAGGCGACGGACCCGTTCCGGCGGCTCCGGATCTTCGCCGACGCCTACGGCTGGAATGACGAGGAACGACGCCGGCTGCCGGCTTTCGGGATCGAGGCCACGGCGCTGAGCTACGAGCGGATGGAACACAACGCGCGCGCACTCGGCGGCGGCTGGGCCCGGATGTGGGAGGACGGCGTCGGCGGCCAGATCCGGCGCCGCGGCGACTGGCTCCAGGCCAACGCCGGACGGCTGGTCGCGGCTCTTACGGGATAATTTAGGCCCCGTAGCGCATGCGGGTGGAGGTGCCGATGGCCAGACCCAGCGCGATGATCACGATAACCAGGATGGTCAGCGCAATCCCCACATAACCCAATACCAGGCCGGCTATGGCCATGCCTCTGCCCGACGGCTCGCGCCTGAGGGCAAGGTGGCCGAGGATGACCGCCGCGAGCTGCGGCAAGAGGAAGATACCCAGCCCCACGAAGGCGGCGATGCCGCAGCACATGCTGGCGATGCTCAGGCCCTTAGGTTCCGGCGGCACACCATAGTAGGCCGGCTGGCCATAGGCATTGAACGGGCCGCCCGGCTGGCCATATTGTGGCGTCGCACCATACGGCTGCTGCCCGTACTGCTGCTGGCCTCCGGCGCCGGGGGCCAGCTGCGGTGCTGTGCCATATGGCGTGGCGTACGGCTCCGTGGGCGGGCTGTAATCGGGGGCCGGCGGGCGGTACTGCTCGCCGGACTCCTGCCCAGGAATGAACGACGGCGGCTGGTAGCCCTCCGGCGTCTCGCCTTTCTCCGGTTTCGGCTGGTCAGTCATGGTTTTCCCCCTCTGGAAGTCTCTCGGTTCAGCCTACCGCCGTCCCGTTGCGATGAGCAGGATATTTCTTCCGTCACAGGGGCCGTAATCATGTTGCCTTCCCCGCCGGTCTGGCATGCTGGTGCCATGGCTAGCCGCGCGGGCACAGTTGCCCAACCCCAAGACCTTGTTGATCTCACTGCGCTCCTGGATGCGTACTACGACGTTTCCCCGGATCTTGGCGACCCCGGCCAGCGGGTGGCCTTCGGCACTTCCGGGCACCGGGGCTCGAGCCTGAAAGCCTCCTTCAACGAACCCCACATCCTGGCCATCACCCAGGCGATCGTGGAGTACCGGGCGGGCCAGGGCATCACCGGGCCGCTGTACCTCGCCAAAGACACCCACGCCCTGAGCGAGCCGGCCCAGAATTCCGCCCTGGAGGTCCTCGCGGCCAACGGCGTCAATGTCCTGATCGACGCCCGCCACGGTTACACCCCCACTCCCTCGCTGAGCCACGCCATCCTGACGCACAACAACAACTCCCCCGCCGGAGCGCCGCAGGCAGACGGCATTGTGGTGACCCCCAGCCACAACCCGCCCGGCGACGGCGGCTTCAAGTACAACCCCCCGCACGGCGGCCCCGCTGACACGGACGCCACCGGCTGGATCGCCAACCGCGCCAACGAACTGCTGGAAAACGGCCTGCGCGGTGTCAAGCGGATTCCCATCGCCGAGGCGCTCAGCGCCGGCACCACGGGCAAGTTCGACTTCCTCAGCAGCTACGTGGACGACCTCCCCTCCGTCCTGGACCTCAACGCCATCCGCGAGGCAGGCGTCCGGATCGGCGCCGACCCGATGGGCGGCGCTTCGGTGGACTACTGGGGCGAGATCAGTGAACGCCACCACCTGAACCTCACGGTGGTCAACCCCACCGTCGATCCGCAGTGGGCCTTCATGACGCTCGACTGGGACGAGAAAATCCGGATGGACTGCTCCTCGCCGTCGGCGATGGCCTCGCTGATCAACCGGATGGCTGCTGGTGCGGACGGGTCCGCACCCTTCGACATTGCCACCGGCAACGACGCCGACGCCGACCGGCACGGCATCGTCACACCTTTTGTTGACGGACAAGGTGGGCTGATGAACCCGAACCACTACCTCGCCGTCGCCATTGACTACCTGTACCGGCACCGGACGGGCTGGAACCCGAAGTCGGTGATCGGCAAGACCCTGGTTTCCTCGTCCATCATCGACCGCGTGGCCGAAAGCCTGGGCCGCAAGCTGGTTGAGGTGCCGGTCGGATTCAAATGGTTCGTTCCGGGGCTGCTGTCCGGTGAAGGGGCTTTCGGCGGCGAGGAATCTGCCGGCGCTTCGTTCAACAAGATGGACGGCAGCGTATGGACCACCGACAAGGACGGCATCCTGCTGGCGCTGCTGGCGTCTGAGATCACGGCGGTCACGGGCAAGTCGCCGTCGCAGCTGTACAAGGGCCTCACCGACCAGTTCGGCGACCCGGTTTACGCGCGGATCGACGCAGCGGCGACCCGGGAGCAGAAGGCCGCCCTGGGCAAGTTGTCGCCGTCGGACGTCACTGCCACGGAACTGGCCGGGGAAACCATCACCGCCAAACTGACCGAAGCGCCGGGCAACGGTGCCGCGATCGGCGGGCTCAAGGTCGTCACCGAGAACGCCTGGTTCGCGGCCCGCCCCTCAGGCACCGAGGACGTCTACAAAATTTACGCCGAGTCCTTCAAAGGGGCCGAACACCTCAAGCAGGTCCAGGCCGAGGCCAAGGCGCTGGTGGACGGCGTCATTTCCTAGCGGCCACGCTCAGGCCGGGTCTTCCTCGACCCCTGCGAGCACGGAACGGTCCCGGCCCTGGGTCTTGGCGCGGTAGAGGGCAGCGTCCGCGGAGGCGATCATGGCGTCAAGGTCCACGCGGCCGGGCGCCGTCGAGGCGATGCCATAGCTGGAGGTAGGCAGGCGCGGGATCACCGACGACGCCGAGGCCTGCAGCTTCGCGCTGATGTCGGCGGCGATTTCCCCGGCCCGTTCGGGTGTCACGCCCGGCAGGAGGATGATGAATTCCTCGCCGCCGTAGCGGCCGACGAGGTCACTGGAGCGGACCGTGGACGTGCAGGCGTCCGCGAACGCCTGTAACGCGGCGTCGCCGGCCGAGTGGCCGTACTCGTCGTTGATGGCCTTAAAGTGGTCCAGATCCGCCAGGATCAGCGACGCCGCGGTCCTGGCCCGGCTGAGGCGGCGCAGTTCGTCCTCGGCGAGGTCCAGGAAGGCCGTACGGTTCAGCAGCCCCGTCAGCCCGTCCACCGTGGCCCGGGCGCGGAGGTCCTGGGTCTGTTGCTCGTAGCTCAGCTCCGCCATCGTGAAGGACGCCACCACCATGATCACGGCGGAGAAGACCGTCATCGTGACGGATCCAAAGACGGTCAGGAACACGGGCCCGTCGCGCCCTTCGAGAACAAAGGCGGCAAATCGGCCCAGATAGAAGGCGGCCAGGATGCCGGAGCCAACAGCCAACGTCAGGTGCACGCGCGAGAAGTGCCGGTCCAGCAGGAACAGTTCCCGGCAGCCGAGCCCGATCAGGAGGCCCATGAACCCAAGATAGGCCGGGCCGCCGGACCACACATTGGTGGCCGGCTGGTCCAGCACCGATGCCACGGCGGTGATGCCGGGCCCGGCGGCGAGGTACCAGATCTTGGGAACCGTGGTCCGCAGCGAACGGGCTCCCGCCCAGATGCTCGCCGCGCCCGCCACGAGAAACACGTTTCCGAGCGGGTTGGACCAGATCTGGTGTGGCGTGCCGTCCAGCAGGTAGGCCGCATTGCCGGACAGGAACAGCAGCAGTGCCAGGCACCACCAGCCGCTGTAGGCCGACCGCGTCCGGCGGAAAGTGATGAAATAGAAAAGCAGCAGCAGGGTCAGGTCGACCACCGCCAAAGCGACCCGCAGGGTTGCGGTGTCAAGCATCATGTAGTGGCCCCCCGGTCCGCTCGCAATAGCCCGAATTGCGTCGACTACGCGCCGCAAGTGACCTTAGTATCGCACCCCGGGGCAGAAAGTGTGACCACGGTCTCGAATACGTCGGTGCCGGGCCGGGACAGGCCCGGTCGAAGCCCGCGGGCCCCTGTGTT
This DNA window, taken from Pseudarthrobacter sp. ATCC 49987, encodes the following:
- a CDS encoding phosphotransferase, whose product is MSSRHRAPLESRVYVPAAGEASDVGLMPAGDVTDGVVRVGGTIRRPHQPQSLAVAAYLDWLEDAGFDGSPLFLGRDAEGRDVLTFLPGQCAGPVPEAWVESEELLASVAQLLRRLHGASAGFVPDGHPFPPRPVRQDPAELVCHLDVTPQNVVVRDGLAAGLVDFDLAGPTTAFKDSFNTAMHWVPLRDPADGWPGWEATDPFRRLRIFADAYGWNDEERRRLPAFGIEATALSYERMEHNARALGGGWARMWEDGVGGQIRRRGDWLQANAGRLVAALTG
- a CDS encoding DUF4190 domain-containing protein — encoded protein: MTDQPKPEKGETPEGYQPPSFIPGQESGEQYRPPAPDYSPPTEPYATPYGTAPQLAPGAGGQQQYGQQPYGATPQYGQPGGPFNAYGQPAYYGVPPEPKGLSIASMCCGIAAFVGLGIFLLPQLAAVILGHLALRREPSGRGMAIAGLVLGYVGIALTILVIVIIALGLAIGTSTRMRYGA
- the pgm gene encoding phosphoglucomutase (alpha-D-glucose-1,6-bisphosphate-dependent) — its product is MASRAGTVAQPQDLVDLTALLDAYYDVSPDLGDPGQRVAFGTSGHRGSSLKASFNEPHILAITQAIVEYRAGQGITGPLYLAKDTHALSEPAQNSALEVLAANGVNVLIDARHGYTPTPSLSHAILTHNNNSPAGAPQADGIVVTPSHNPPGDGGFKYNPPHGGPADTDATGWIANRANELLENGLRGVKRIPIAEALSAGTTGKFDFLSSYVDDLPSVLDLNAIREAGVRIGADPMGGASVDYWGEISERHHLNLTVVNPTVDPQWAFMTLDWDEKIRMDCSSPSAMASLINRMAAGADGSAPFDIATGNDADADRHGIVTPFVDGQGGLMNPNHYLAVAIDYLYRHRTGWNPKSVIGKTLVSSSIIDRVAESLGRKLVEVPVGFKWFVPGLLSGEGAFGGEESAGASFNKMDGSVWTTDKDGILLALLASEITAVTGKSPSQLYKGLTDQFGDPVYARIDAAATREQKAALGKLSPSDVTATELAGETITAKLTEAPGNGAAIGGLKVVTENAWFAARPSGTEDVYKIYAESFKGAEHLKQVQAEAKALVDGVIS
- a CDS encoding GGDEF domain-containing protein, whose translation is MMLDTATLRVALAVVDLTLLLLFYFITFRRTRSAYSGWWCLALLLFLSGNAAYLLDGTPHQIWSNPLGNVFLVAGAASIWAGARSLRTTVPKIWYLAAGPGITAVASVLDQPATNVWSGGPAYLGFMGLLIGLGCRELFLLDRHFSRVHLTLAVGSGILAAFYLGRFAAFVLEGRDGPVFLTVFGSVTMTVFSAVIMVVASFTMAELSYEQQTQDLRARATVDGLTGLLNRTAFLDLAEDELRRLSRARTAASLILADLDHFKAINDEYGHSAGDAALQAFADACTSTVRSSDLVGRYGGEEFIILLPGVTPERAGEIAADISAKLQASASSVIPRLPTSSYGIASTAPGRVDLDAMIASADAALYRAKTQGRDRSVLAGVEEDPA